Proteins encoded together in one Solanum stenotomum isolate F172 unplaced genomic scaffold, ASM1918654v1 scaffold30548, whole genome shotgun sequence window:
- the LOC125851914 gene encoding uncharacterized protein LOC125851914, with translation MSVACGIECVLVVGCIRWAWKRCTYIGNNDSATWPAATCEEFEPVPRLCRTILAVYEPNLHKPKFPPPGGYRLNPDWVVKRVTYEQTSGQAPPYLIYCDHEHQEIVLAIRGLNLLSESDYKVLLDNRLGKQMFDGGYVHHGLLKSAIWVLNNESETLSKLWIDNGRSYKMIFAGHSLGSGVASLLTIIVVNHKDRLGGVPRNLVRCYAVAPARCMSLNLAVKYADVIHSVILQDDFLPRTATPLEDIFKSIFCLPCLIFLICLRDTFIPEGRKLRDPRRLYAPGRMYHIVERRFCRCGRYPPDVRTAIPVDGRFEQIVLSCNSLSDHGIMWIEKESEKAFARLKEASAETTTSPPKVQKIERLKTLEKEHKDAIERAVSLNIPHAVGVGEEESSTQKEEEPMEDITFEASQKHDEEASTSEAQGSDGRTNWRKVVEKLFIRDESGKLRLKRESTGPE, from the exons ATGTCAGTTGCTTGCGGAATTGAGTGTGTATTGGTAGTTGGTTGTATCCGTTGGGCATGGAAGCGCTGCACCTACATCGGAAACAACGACAGTGCCACGTGGCCGGCAGCAACTTGTGAGGAATTCGAGCCAGTTCCCCGTCTCTGCCGTACAATTTTAGCTGTATACGAACCAAATCTCCATAAACCCAAATTCCCACCGCCGGGCGGGTACCGGTTAAACCCGGATTGGGTTGTAAAACGGGTCACGTATGAACAAACCTCCGGCCAGGCACCGCCGTATTTGATCTACTGTGATCACGAGCATCAGGAGATTGTGCTTGCTATTAGGGGCTTGAATTTACTGAGTGAAAGTGATTACAAAGTATTGTTGGATAATAGATTGGGGAAACAGATGTTTGATGGTGGGTATGTACATCATGGGTTGTTGAAATCTGCTATTTGGGTTTTGAATAATGAGTCTGAAACTTTGAGTAAGCTTTGGATTGACAATGGAAGGAGCTACAAAATGATATTTGCAG GGCATTCTCTGGGTTCTGGTGTGGCGTCGTTGCTAACAATAATTGTGGTGAATCATAAAGATAGGTTAGGCGGGGTTCCAAGGAATCTTGTTAGGTGTTATGCAGTTGCACCAGCAAGATGTATGTCACTCAACTTGGCTGTTAAGTATGCTGATGTAATACACTCAGTCATATTGCAG GATGATTTCCTGCCAAGAACAGCCACACCACTTGAAGACATATTTAAATCCATCTTCTG TTTACCCTGCCTGATATTTTTGATATGCTTGAGAGATACCTTCATCCCTGAGGGCAGAAAACTCCGAGATCCAAGAAGACTTTATGCGCCTGGCCGAATGTATCATATTGTAGAAAGAAGATTTTGCAG ATGTGGGAGGTACCCTCCAGATGTTAGAACTGCAATCCCCGTTGACGGAAGATTTGAACAGATTGTGTTGTCATGCAACTCTCTATCCGACCATGGGATCATGTGGATAGAAAAAGAATCTGAAAAGGCATTTGCA AGACTTAAAGAGGCTAGTGCGGAGACCACCACTTCTCCCCCTAAAGTGCAGAAAATTGAAAGACTGAAGACATTAGAAAAAGAGCACAAGGATGCAATCGAAAGGGCCGTCAGTTTAAATATACCACACGCTGTGGGCGTAGGGGAAGAGGAATCCTCAACACAAAAAGAGGAAGAACCCATGGAGGATATAACTTTTGAGGCATCTCAAAAACACGATGAAGAAGCATCCACAAGCGAAGCCCAGGGAAGTGATGGAAGAACTAACTGGCGTAAAGTAGTTGAAAAGCTTTTCATTAGAGACGAATCTGGGAAATTACGATTAAAGAGAGAATCAACTGGTCCCGAGTAG
- the LOC125851916 gene encoding HMG-Y-related protein B-like — protein MATQSFNQFPSYPEMIYEALDELNQEGGANKSSITKYIETKYGDLNEDLSKMLPLHLDNMKQTGDLIFLKNNYMKPGPDVPAKRGRGRPPKPKAPLPPGAVESVESAPPKPRGRPRKDPNAPPTSKKPKPAPVPGGPNSTDLGSTTGRPRGRPRKVRPQPAHDDDDDVEES, from the exons ATGGCTACTCAAAGCTTCAACCAGTTCCCTTCATACCCTGAG ATGATTTATGAAGcccttgatgaactaaatcaaGAAGGGGGtgcaaacaagtcatcaataaCTAAGTACATTGAAACAAAGTATGGAGATCTGAATGAGGATCTTTCAAAGATGCTGCCTTTACATTTGGACAACATGAAGCAAACTGGAGACCTGATTTTCCTCAAGAACAATTACATGAAACCTGGTCCAGATGTTCCAGCAAAGAGGGGTCGTGGTAGGCCACCAAAACCCAAAGCTCCATTGCCACCTGGTGCTGTTGAATCTGTTGAATCTGCACCACCAAAGCCAAGAGGGCGCCCAAGAAAAGACCCTAATGCACCACCTACTTCCAAGAAGCCAAAGCCAGCACCTGTTCCTGGAGGTCCCAATTCAACAGATCTTGGTTCTACTACTGGGAGGCCTAGGGGTAGACCTAGGAAAGTTAGGCCACAGCCTGctcatgatgatgatgatgatgttgaggAAAGCTGA
- the LOC125851915 gene encoding uncharacterized protein LOC125851915, which produces MSIDTIMEEYEYSFDSNTDAIVYGVSDPSTSDESMISDPNIPSSSSSSEDDDDHQQQQISIAAAASGDGTNDLTESSCASSNRFTDENQIAEQRAVMTFNVDFGELSGVAVGKSCNIEIGHHFHPGFHYGPIEHPLSPRFSFWELPEEVDSHIYWSSVWDLQVEDDLYDIINWLVCPC; this is translated from the exons ATGTCAATAGACACAATCATGGAAGAATATGAGTATTCCTTTGATTCTAATACAGACGCAATCGTCTACGGCGTTTCTGATCCTTCTACATCCGATGAAAGCATGATCTCTGATCCCaacattccatcatcatcatcatcgtcagAGGACGATGACGACCACCAGCAGCAGCAGATATCAATTGCTGCTGCGGCTAGTGGTGATGGGACAAATGATTTGACTGAATCATCATGTGCATCGTCCAACCGGTTTACAGATGAAAATCAAATTGCTGAGCAAAGAGCGGTAATGACATTTAACGTTGATTTTGGGGAACTTTCTGGGGTTGCTGTTGGCAAAAGCTGTAATATTGAAATTGGTCACCATTTTCACCCAGGTTTTCATTATGGGCCAATCGAACATCCATTGTCACCTAGGTTTTCATTTTGGGAATTGCCAGAGGAAGTTGATAGTCATATATATTGGTCTTCAGTTTGGGATTTGCAAGTGGAAGATGACCTTTACGATATAATTAATTGGTTG GTTTGCCCCTGCTGA
- the LOC125851908 gene encoding rust resistance kinase Lr10-like produces the protein MEPFFVIFQLPFYDSLSSPMKTLGCIDEVSGCVTLEKLKKLKVLAVGFCADGVRRALVFEYLPNQSLDKLIFPTSFKDNITLTWKKLHDIAMGIAKGLEYLHQGCDQQILHFDIKPQNILLDHNLNPKISDFGLAKLCSKEKSVVSMTEARGTMGYIAPEVLSSNYGKASHKSDVYSFGMLLLEMVGGRKNFDAKADTSQMNFPEWIHQRLNQGEELKIRIEEDDDIIIVRKLAIIGVWCIQWNAIDRPSIKVVTQMLEGDGSNLTVPPPFTTRNTTHVGPYTQELTVISELE, from the exons atggaaccaTTCTTTGTGATTTTTCAACTTCCTTTTTACGATTCTCTCTCTTCTCCGATGAAAACCCTAG GTTGTATTGACGAGGTATCGGGCTGTGTGACATTggagaaattgaagaaattaaag gTTTTGGCTG TTGGCTTCTGTGCTGATGGAGTTAGAAGAGCTCTAGTGTTTGAATACTTGCCAAATCAGTCACTTGACAAGCTCATTTTTCCGACAAGTTTCAAAGATAATATCACCCTTACTTGGAAGAAGCTTCATGATATTGCTATGGGAATAGCAAAAGGGCTAGAGTATCTTCATCAAGGATGTGACCAACAAATTCTTCATTTCGATATCAAGCCTCAAAATATTCTGTTAGACCATAACTTGAACCCCAAGATCTCTGATTTTGGTCTTGCCAAGTTATGCTCTAAAGAGAAAAGTGTTGTCTCTATGACTGAAGCTAGAGGAACCATGGGTTATATTGCACCAGAAGTATTGTCAAGCAATTATGGAAAAGCGTCTCATAAATCTGATGTTTATAGCTTTGGAATGCTGCTTCTTGAAATGGTTGGAGGGAGGAAGAATTTTGATGCAAAGGCGGATACTAGCCAAATGAATTTTCCCGAGTGGATTCATCAGCGGCTGAATCAAGGAGAAGAGTTAAAAATCAGGATTGAGGAAGATGATGATATCATAATTGTAAGAAAATTGGCTATTATAGGAGTTTGGTGCATCCAATGGAATGCGATAGATCGGCCATCCATCAAAGTTGTTACTCAAATGCTAGAAGGAGATGGGAGCAATCTAACTGTTCCTCCTCCTTTTACAACAAGAAATACCACTCACGTTGGCCCTTATACGCAAGAGTTGACGGTAATATCAGAACTAGAATGA
- the LOC125851910 gene encoding putative late blight resistance protein homolog R1B-16, which yields MAFAAVTVCLETLDQKFSPNPYLNLDKDEHCKFLSEKLSVFQRFLVDSTNKCNDLETVEDLERRIRDVSYRAQDYVEELVLFSWKGLDLLECYDRVYSNKECLSQIVDEIDLIELEVMKMYEQMSCYKKTNESECYLLDNSAEKSPVVQDIVVGLDDDVLEIKTRLCSFSSKLEVVSLVGMGGIGKSTLARMVYDDPLIKYHFSICAWVTVKDRQVKGLLIGLLDDIVEFTDVIHEKHSEQLAEMLYKRLRFNRYLIVLDDVWTTENWDRIKRCFSDDKNGSRILLTTRLMNVALHAKSNSPPYCLRFLDSEESWELLRHKVFGSKHDHLELEDIGKKIAEQCQGLPLTILVMAGQLSKVERTRICWNTFAKTVGSIVTDEHEKCLDILALSYRNLPHHLKACFIYMCGFLEQTEIRVQLLVRLWIAEGFLTNRKVKNLEKYAEECLEDLVNRSLVIVKERKSNGRIKSCAVHDLLQDLGLREAQKENFCCFPELFYTDDALHCGRRLNYLGADFIEVPWKPLLPLSRTLLLSNHSRALKGFTPQLYGPLLYKLLRVLHILHITFDCFPPQVLQLVHLRYLALAVYEPECPELISRLWNLQTFILNTSQSVNLPKTVWEMEHLRHVCLGKGCFLPNPVAGFNGISKVLTNLQTISFMDIASCTREVIVNVPNLKKLAIHGRGECSSSQPSSSYYLSNLRYLKQLEKLKLCDHKLSSMDFIPSSLKKLVLQRCSLSRGFTTTLSILPNLEILKLMCVEFEQRTWSLTEEVFSNLKYLKLDSLELVVWDASSVNFPNLEHLVLEHCYSIENMPHEIENIYTLQCIEVRSCCVIVEMFVQRVQEEQKNMGNDNLTVSIQEMGNLNLSFEQCVLEWTRVQQTKKRARRKWYLVSQNAGSVPSFGSWTLVDCYRG from the coding sequence ATGGCCTTTGCTGCTGTGACTGTCTGTTTAGAGACCCTTGATCAGAAATTTAGTCCTAACCCTTATCTGAATCTTGATAAAGATGAACATTGTAAGTTTCTTTCAGAAAAACTTAGTGTTTTCCAGAGATTTCTTGTGGATTCTACAAATAAGTGCAATGATCTTGAAACGGTGGAAGATTTGGAGAGACGGATTCGAGATGTGTCGTATAGAGCACAAGATTATGTTGAGGAATTAGTTTTATTTAGCTGGAAAGGTTTGGACCTATTAGAGTGTTATGATAGGGTGTATAGCAACAAGGAATGTTTGTCCCAAATCGTAGACGAAATCGATTTGATTGAATTGGAAGTGATGAAAATGTATGAGCAAATGTCTTGTTACAAAAAAACTAATGAATCTGAGTGCTATTTGCTTGATAATTCAGCAGAAAAAAGTCCAGTAGTACAAGACATTGTGGTTGGCCTAGACGACGATGTGTTGGAAATAAAAACCCGGCTTTGCTCTTTCTCGTCTAAGTTGGAGGTTGTCTCTCTTGTTGGTATGGGTGGTATAGGCAAAAGCACCCTTGCTAGAATGGTTTATGATGATCCCCTCATCAAATATCACTTTAGTATTTGTGCTTGGGTCACGGTGAAAGATCGtcaagtgaaaggattgttgaTTGGTCTACTTGATGATATTGTTGAGTTTACAGATGTGATTCATGAGAAACATAGTGAGCAATTGGCAGAAATGTTGTATAAAAGGTTAAGGTTTAATCGGTATCTCATCGTCTTGGATGATGTGTGGACTACAGAGAATTGGGATCGTATAAAAAGGTGTTTCTCAGATGACAAGAATGGAAGCCGAATATTACTAACTACCCGACTTATGAATGTAGCATTACATGCTAAATCCAATAGCCCTCCATACTGCTTAAGATTCTTGGATTCGGAGGAAAGCTGGGAACTTCTACGTCATAAGGTGTTCGGAAGTAAACATGACCATCTGGAATTAGAGGATATTGGGAAGAAGATTGCAGAACAATGCCAAGGACTACCTCTAACGATTCTCGTTATGGCTGGCCAGCTATCTAAGGTAGAAAGGACTAGGATATGTTGGAACACTTTTGCAAAAACTGTTGGTTCAATTGTTACCGATGAGCACGAGAAATGCTTAGATATACTTGCTTTGAGTTACAGAAACTTGCCACATCACTTGAAAGCTTGCTTCATTTATATGTGTGGTTTTCTAGAACAGACCGAGATTCGTGTCCAGCTATTGGTAAGGTTATGGATTGCTGAGGGTTTTTTGACTAACAGAAAGGTAAAGAACTTGGAAAAGTATGCAGAAGAATGTTTGGAAGATCTTGTGAACCGTAGTCTCGTTATTGTCAAAGAGAGGAAATCCAATGGTCGAATCAAAAGTTGTGCTGTCCATGATCTTCTGCAAGACTTAGGCTTGAGAGAGGCTCAAAAGGAGAATTTCTGTTGTTTCCCTGAACTCTTTTACACAGATGATGCTTTGCACTGTGGTCGTCGTCTCAATTACCTTGGTGCTGACTTTATTGAAGTTCCTTGGAAGCCATTGCTTCCCCTCTCCCGAACTCTACTCCTTTCCAATCACTCGAGAGCTCTGAAGGGTTTTACTCCACAGTTGTATGGTCCTTTACTATATAAACTGTTGAGAGTATTGCACATACTACATATTACCTTTGATTGTTTTCCACCTCAAGTTTTGCAGCTGGTTCATTTAAGGTATCTTGCGCTAGCAGTTTATGAACCCGAATGCCCTGAATTGATTTCAAGGCTGTGGAACTTACAGACCTTCATTTTGAATACAAGTCAAAGTGTGAATCTGCCTAAAACTGTATGGGAAATGGAACACTTAAGGCATGTGTGTTTGGGTAAAGGATGTTTTTTACCTAATCCCGTGGCTGGCTTCAATGGGATTTCTAAGGTTTTAACAAATCTACAAACAATAAGCTTTATGGATATTGCTAGTTGTACAAGAGAAGTCATCGTTAATGTTCCCAATCTCAAGAAATTGGCAATACATGGACGCGGAGAATGTAGTAGCAGTCAGCCATCATCATCCTATTACCTCAGTAATCTTCGCTACTTGAAGCAGCTCGAAAAGTTGAAGCTTTGTGACCACAAGTTGTCAAGCATGGATTTTATCCCATCAAGTCTCAAGAAGTTGGTTCTGCAGAGGTGTTCTCTCTCACGTGGATTTACAACCACTCTTTCTATCTTACCCAATCTTGAGATTCTTAAACTGATGTGTGTAGAATTTGAGCAACGCACTTGGAGTCTGACTGAAGAAGTGTTCAGTAACTTGAAGTACCTAAAACTGGATTCTCTCGAGCTTGTGGTATGGGATGCTAGCTCAGTAAACTTTCCAAACCTCGAACATCTAGTACTAGAACATTGTTACTCTATCGAGAATATGCCTCATGAAATAGAGAACATTTATACATTACAATGCATTGAGGTGCGTTCGTGTTGTGTGATTGTTGAAATGTTTGTTCAAAGAGTACAAGAGGAACAGAAGAATATGGGGAATGACAACCTCACTGTTTCTATCCAGGAGATGGGCAACCTCAATCTTTCTTTCGAACAATGTGTATTGGAGTGGACTAGAGTTCAACAAACTAAAAAACGCGCGAGAAGAAAGTGGTATCTTGTTAGCCAAAATGCAGGGAGTGTCCCAAGTTTTGGGAGCTGGACTTTAGTTGACTGCTACAGAGGATGA